One Streptomyces coeruleorubidus DNA segment encodes these proteins:
- a CDS encoding HAMP domain-containing protein, with protein sequence MTAARDGDFTKVPETGHGMVAELTAVFNQIMDRSVHFTTEVQRVKRELVRHGRLDERLSASPGQGLWTSRVNDVNQLLDALVAPAANAARVLDAVAGGDLTQRVDLHDGTRELRGDLRRLGRAVNKMVDQLSLFTGEVTRVAREVGTEGRLGGRAKVQGLSGSWRDVTEAVNTMASRLTAQVRDIAAVTTAVARGDLTRTVTVEATGELLELKLTVNTMVDQLSAFADEVTRVAREVGTEGQLGGRAQVRGVSGVWKDLTDNVNFMASNLTSQVRNIAQVTTAVANGDLSQKITVDARGEILELKSTINTMVDQLSAFADEVTRVAREVGTEGNLGGRAQVRGVSGVWKDLTDNVNFMADNLTSQVRNIALVSTAVAQGDLGKKITVEAKGEILELKSTINTMVDQLSAFADEVTRVAREVGTEGNLGGQAQVRGVSGVWKDLTDNVNFMALNLTSQVRNIAQVTTAVANGDLSKKITVDARGEILELKDTVNTMVEQLRAFADEVTRVAREVGTDGRLGGRAQVLGVSGVWRDLTDNVNSMADNLTSQVRNIAQVATAVAQGDLSRKIDVDARGEILELKTTINTMVDTLSSFSSEVTRVAREVGSEGQLGGQARVEGVYGTWKRLTTNVNELASNLTTQVRAIAEVASAVAQGDMSRSITVETRGEVAELKDNINLMVANLRETTRAKDWLESNLARLAALMQGHRDLMEVADLILRELTPLVNAQYGAFYLADPEQDGATVPTKGLAFIAGYGAAQDATVETGALPVHGLVAQAAREKKRILVEGAPPDYIKINSGLGEAAPTTIVIIPILFEDRLLGVIELASFSRFSDVHLAFFDQFVNTIGVAINTIIANSRTESLLGESQRLAMQLQERSDELQKQQAELQRSNAELEEKAALLATSSQYKSEFLANMSHELRTPLNSLLILARLLSDNPDGHLSDQEVQFATTIHRSGSDLLQLINDILDLSKIEAGRMDVRPKRLPVIKLLDYVHATFRPLTIDRGLAFELAVGEDVPREMYSDEQRLQQILRNLLSNAIKFTATGKVELRVDRVKDTEHRYIRDTDDVIAFAVSDTGIGIAPEKLPVIFEAFQQADGTTNRKYGGTGLGLSISREIAGLLGGRIVAESEPGKGSTFTLYVPVVSPGHTAPGPALDDRPEPPLPLPLQPSTAGPFPAAHETDDTWPSPTRLEAWTSGRPGRILAGRRVLIVDDDIRNVFALTHVLGRVGMTVLYAENGREGIETLERSPDVELVLMDIMMPEMDGYETISAIRRTPRWADLPIVALTAKAMPGDREKSIARGANDYVPKPVEIDRLLTVVCELLNPGDGEEET encoded by the coding sequence ATGACAGCGGCACGCGACGGCGACTTCACGAAGGTGCCGGAAACCGGCCACGGGATGGTGGCCGAACTCACCGCGGTCTTCAACCAGATCATGGACCGCAGCGTTCACTTCACGACCGAGGTGCAGCGCGTGAAAAGGGAGCTGGTGCGCCACGGCCGGCTCGACGAGCGGCTCTCGGCCAGTCCGGGGCAGGGCCTGTGGACGTCCCGCGTCAACGACGTGAACCAACTGCTCGACGCCCTGGTCGCCCCGGCGGCGAACGCCGCGCGCGTGCTGGACGCGGTGGCCGGCGGCGATCTGACCCAGCGGGTCGATCTGCACGACGGCACGCGGGAGTTACGCGGCGACCTGCGGCGCCTGGGCCGGGCCGTGAACAAGATGGTGGACCAGCTCTCCCTGTTCACCGGCGAGGTGACGCGGGTCGCGCGCGAGGTCGGGACCGAGGGGCGGCTCGGCGGCCGGGCCAAGGTGCAGGGTCTGTCGGGAAGTTGGCGGGACGTGACGGAGGCCGTCAACACGATGGCGTCCCGGCTGACGGCCCAGGTGCGGGACATCGCGGCGGTCACGACGGCGGTGGCACGCGGCGACCTGACCCGCACGGTCACGGTGGAGGCGACCGGCGAGCTGCTGGAACTGAAGCTGACCGTGAACACGATGGTCGACCAGCTCTCCGCCTTCGCCGACGAGGTCACCCGCGTCGCCCGCGAGGTCGGCACCGAGGGCCAGCTGGGCGGCCGGGCACAGGTCCGGGGCGTCTCCGGGGTCTGGAAGGACCTCACCGACAACGTCAACTTCATGGCGTCGAACCTGACCTCGCAGGTCCGCAACATCGCCCAGGTGACGACGGCCGTGGCCAACGGCGACCTGTCCCAGAAGATCACGGTCGACGCCCGCGGCGAGATCCTGGAGCTCAAGTCGACCATCAACACGATGGTCGATCAGCTCTCCGCCTTCGCCGACGAAGTCACCCGAGTCGCCCGCGAGGTCGGCACGGAAGGCAACCTCGGCGGCCGGGCACAGGTCCGGGGCGTCTCCGGCGTCTGGAAGGACCTCACCGACAACGTCAACTTCATGGCCGACAACCTCACCTCCCAGGTGCGCAACATCGCCCTCGTCTCCACCGCCGTCGCCCAGGGCGACCTCGGCAAGAAGATCACAGTGGAGGCCAAGGGCGAGATCCTGGAGCTGAAGTCCACGATCAACACGATGGTCGACCAGCTCTCCGCCTTCGCCGACGAGGTCACCCGCGTCGCCCGCGAGGTCGGCACCGAGGGCAACCTCGGCGGTCAGGCACAGGTCCGGGGCGTCTCCGGCGTCTGGAAGGACCTCACCGACAACGTCAACTTCATGGCGCTGAACCTGACCTCCCAGGTCCGCAACATCGCCCAGGTCACCACCGCCGTCGCCAACGGCGACCTGTCGAAGAAGATCACGGTCGACGCCCGCGGCGAGATCCTCGAACTCAAGGACACCGTCAACACGATGGTGGAGCAGCTGCGCGCCTTCGCCGACGAGGTCACGCGCGTCGCCCGCGAGGTCGGCACCGACGGCCGGCTCGGCGGCCGGGCGCAGGTGCTGGGCGTCTCCGGTGTCTGGCGGGACCTGACGGACAACGTCAACTCCATGGCCGACAACCTCACCTCCCAGGTGCGCAACATCGCCCAGGTCGCGACGGCCGTGGCGCAGGGCGACCTGTCCCGGAAGATCGACGTGGACGCGCGCGGCGAGATCCTGGAGCTGAAGACCACGATCAACACGATGGTCGACACGCTGTCCTCCTTCTCCTCGGAGGTCACGCGCGTGGCCCGCGAGGTCGGCAGCGAGGGCCAACTCGGCGGCCAGGCCCGGGTCGAGGGCGTCTACGGCACCTGGAAGCGACTGACGACGAACGTCAACGAGCTGGCCTCGAACCTCACCACCCAGGTCCGCGCGATCGCCGAGGTCGCCTCCGCCGTGGCCCAGGGCGACATGTCCCGTTCGATCACGGTCGAGACGCGCGGCGAGGTGGCCGAGCTGAAGGACAACATCAACCTGATGGTGGCCAACCTGCGCGAGACGACCCGCGCGAAGGACTGGCTGGAGTCCAACCTGGCGCGGCTCGCCGCCCTGATGCAGGGCCACCGCGACCTGATGGAGGTCGCCGACCTGATCCTCCGCGAGCTGACCCCGCTGGTGAACGCCCAGTACGGCGCGTTCTACCTGGCCGACCCGGAGCAGGACGGCGCAACGGTCCCCACCAAGGGCCTCGCCTTCATCGCCGGCTACGGCGCCGCCCAGGACGCGACCGTCGAGACCGGCGCCCTCCCGGTGCACGGCCTGGTGGCGCAGGCGGCCCGGGAGAAGAAGCGGATCCTGGTCGAGGGCGCCCCGCCCGACTACATCAAGATCAACAGCGGCCTCGGCGAGGCGGCTCCCACGACGATCGTCATCATCCCGATCCTCTTCGAGGACAGGCTCCTCGGCGTCATCGAACTCGCCTCGTTCTCCCGCTTCTCCGACGTGCACCTGGCCTTCTTCGACCAGTTCGTCAACACCATCGGCGTCGCCATCAACACGATCATCGCCAACTCCCGCACGGAGTCCCTGCTGGGCGAGTCCCAGCGCCTGGCCATGCAGCTCCAGGAGCGCTCGGACGAACTGCAGAAACAGCAGGCCGAGTTGCAGCGCTCCAACGCCGAACTGGAGGAGAAGGCCGCCCTGCTGGCCACGTCCTCGCAGTACAAGTCGGAGTTCCTGGCGAACATGTCGCACGAGCTGCGCACACCGCTGAACTCCCTGCTGATCCTGGCGCGGCTGCTCTCCGACAACCCGGACGGTCATCTCTCGGACCAGGAGGTGCAGTTCGCGACGACGATCCACCGCTCGGGCTCGGACCTGCTCCAGCTGATCAACGACATCCTGGACCTGTCGAAGATCGAGGCGGGCCGGATGGACGTACGCCCCAAGCGATTGCCGGTGATCAAGCTGCTCGACTACGTCCACGCCACGTTCCGCCCGCTCACCATCGACCGGGGGCTGGCCTTCGAGCTGGCGGTCGGCGAGGACGTACCGCGCGAGATGTACTCGGACGAACAGCGGCTCCAGCAGATCCTGCGCAACCTCCTCTCCAACGCGATCAAGTTCACCGCGACGGGCAAGGTCGAGCTGCGGGTCGACCGGGTGAAGGACACCGAGCACCGCTACATCCGGGACACCGATGACGTCATCGCCTTCGCCGTGTCCGACACCGGCATCGGGATCGCGCCGGAGAAACTCCCCGTGATCTTCGAGGCGTTCCAGCAGGCCGACGGCACCACCAACCGCAAGTACGGCGGCACCGGCCTCGGCCTGTCCATCAGCCGGGAGATCGCGGGCCTGCTCGGCGGCCGGATCGTCGCCGAGAGCGAACCCGGCAAGGGCTCGACGTTCACCCTGTACGTGCCTGTCGTGAGCCCCGGTCACACGGCCCCGGGGCCGGCCCTGGACGACCGCCCCGAACCACCACTGCCCCTCCCCCTCCAGCCGTCCACCGCCGGACCGTTCCCGGCCGCGCACGAGACCGACGACACCTGGCCCTCGCCGACCAGGCTGGAGGCGTGGACGTCCGGCAGGCCGGGCCGGATCCTGGCCGGGCGGCGGGTGCTGATCGTCGACGACGACATCCGCAACGTCTTCGCCCTCACCCATGTCCTCGGCCGCGTCGGCATGACCGTGCTGTACGCGGAGAACGGCCGCGAGGGCATCGAGACGCTGGAGCGCAGCCCGGACGTCGAACTGGTCCTGATGGACATCATGATGCCGGAGATGGACGGCTACGAGACGATCTCCGCCATCCGCCGCACCCCGCGCTGGGCGGACCTGCCCATCGTCGCCCTGACCGCGAAGGCGATGCCCGGCGACCGCGAGAAGTCCATCGCCCGCGGCGCCAACGACTACGTGCCCAAGCCGGTGGAGATCGACCGGCTGCTGACGGTCGTCTGCGAACTGCTGAACCCCGGGGACGGGGAAGAGGAAACATGA
- a CDS encoding AMP-dependent synthetase/ligase, with amino-acid sequence MSDTQTLIENRPPSVASLFLERVAATPDAEAYRYPVPASSGQGPDEWKSLSWAQAAERIHAIAAGLIELGVQPEQRVALASSTRIEWILADLGIMCAGAATTTVYPQTNAEESAYILSDSESRVLIAENVEQLAKAQEKRAELIDLTHVVVIDPAGVETADWILTLDELEKRGAARLEKDPDLIRERVGAITKDQLATLIYTSGTTGRPKGVRLPHDNWSYMAKAIAATGLISSEDVQYLWLPLAHVFGKVLTSGQIEVGHVTAVDGRVDKIIENLPVVQPTYMAAVPRIFEKVYNGVAAKARAAGGAKYKIFQWAAEVAREYAKVAQDNFRRTGTASVPFGLGAKHNVADALVYAKIREAFGGNLRACVSGSAALAPEIGYFFSGAGIHILEGYGLTESSAASFVNPGEAYRTGTVGKPLPGTEVRIADDGEILLRGPGIMEGYHKLPEKTAEVLEPDGWFHTGDIGELSPDGYLRITDRKKDLIKTSGGKYIAPAEVEGQFKAVCPYVSNILVHGADRNFCTALIALDEVAITEWAKENGLEGKPYAEIVSSPVTVEMVDGYVKQLNEGLQRWQTIKKFRLLPRDLDVEHGEITPSLKLKRPVVEREYKHLIEEMYEGSREA; translated from the coding sequence GTGAGCGACACACAGACACTGATCGAGAACCGTCCGCCGTCCGTGGCGAGCCTCTTCCTGGAGCGCGTGGCGGCCACGCCGGACGCCGAGGCCTACCGGTATCCGGTGCCCGCGTCCTCCGGGCAGGGGCCGGACGAGTGGAAGTCACTGAGCTGGGCGCAGGCCGCCGAGCGGATCCACGCCATCGCGGCCGGGCTCATCGAGCTGGGCGTGCAGCCCGAGCAGCGCGTCGCCCTCGCTTCCAGCACCCGCATCGAGTGGATCCTCGCCGACCTCGGCATCATGTGCGCCGGCGCCGCGACGACCACGGTCTACCCGCAGACCAACGCCGAGGAGTCGGCGTACATCCTGTCGGACTCCGAGAGCCGGGTGCTCATCGCGGAGAACGTCGAGCAGCTGGCCAAGGCGCAGGAGAAGCGCGCCGAGCTGATCGACCTGACCCACGTCGTGGTCATCGACCCGGCCGGGGTCGAGACCGCCGACTGGATCCTCACCCTGGACGAGCTGGAGAAGCGCGGCGCGGCCCGGCTGGAGAAGGACCCCGACCTGATCAGGGAGCGGGTCGGCGCCATCACCAAGGACCAGCTGGCCACCCTCATCTACACCTCCGGCACCACAGGCCGCCCCAAGGGTGTGCGCCTCCCGCACGACAACTGGTCCTACATGGCGAAGGCGATCGCCGCGACCGGGCTGATCAGCAGCGAGGACGTGCAGTACCTGTGGCTGCCCCTCGCGCACGTCTTCGGCAAGGTCCTCACCTCCGGCCAGATCGAGGTCGGGCATGTCACCGCCGTGGACGGCCGCGTCGACAAGATCATCGAGAACCTGCCGGTGGTGCAGCCGACGTACATGGCGGCCGTGCCGCGCATCTTCGAGAAGGTCTACAACGGCGTCGCCGCGAAGGCCCGCGCGGCCGGCGGGGCCAAGTACAAGATCTTCCAGTGGGCCGCGGAGGTCGCCCGCGAGTACGCCAAGGTGGCCCAGGACAACTTCCGGCGTACCGGGACCGCGTCCGTGCCGTTCGGGCTGGGCGCGAAGCACAACGTCGCGGACGCGCTGGTGTACGCCAAGATCCGGGAGGCCTTCGGGGGCAACCTGCGGGCGTGCGTCTCGGGTTCCGCGGCGCTGGCACCCGAGATCGGGTACTTCTTCTCCGGCGCCGGCATCCACATCCTGGAGGGCTACGGCCTGACCGAGTCCTCGGCCGCGTCGTTCGTGAACCCGGGCGAGGCCTACCGCACCGGTACGGTCGGCAAGCCGCTGCCCGGCACGGAGGTGCGGATCGCCGACGACGGGGAGATCCTGCTGCGCGGCCCCGGCATCATGGAGGGCTACCACAAGCTGCCCGAGAAGACCGCCGAGGTGCTGGAGCCGGACGGCTGGTTCCACACCGGGGACATCGGGGAGCTGTCGCCCGACGGGTATCTGCGGATCACCGACCGCAAGAAGGACCTGATCAAGACGTCGGGCGGCAAGTACATCGCGCCGGCCGAGGTCGAGGGGCAGTTCAAGGCGGTGTGCCCGTACGTGTCCAACATCCTGGTGCACGGGGCCGACCGGAACTTCTGCACGGCGCTCATCGCGCTCGACGAGGTCGCCATCACCGAGTGGGCCAAGGAGAACGGGCTGGAGGGGAAGCCGTACGCGGAGATCGTTTCCTCGCCGGTCACGGTGGAGATGGTCGACGGGTACGTGAAGCAGCTCAACGAGGGGCTTCAGCGGTGGCAGACGATCAAGAAGTTCCGGTTGCTGCCGCGGGATCTCGATGTGGAGCACGGTGAGATCACGCCGAGTCTGAAGCTGAAGCGGCCGGTTGTGGAGCGGGAGTACAAGCATCTGATCGAGGAGATGTACGAGGGGTCGCGCGAGGCGTAA
- the lepA gene encoding translation elongation factor 4: MPAIPSHVPEPSRTDPALIRNFCIIAHIDHGKSTLADRMLQLTGVVEQRQMRAQYLDRMDIERERGITIKSQAVRLPWAPSHDKSNTHILNMIDTPGHVDFTYEVSRSLAACEGTILLVDAAQGIEAQTLANLYLAMENDLTIIPVLNKIDLPAAQPEKFAEELAHLIGCEPDDVLKVSAKTGLGVEALLDKVVEQVPAPVGVKDAPARAMIFDSVYDSYRGVVTYVRVIDGQLNKRERIKMMSTGATHELLEIGTNSPEMLSADGLGVGEVGYLITGVKDVRQSKVGDTVTSQYKGAQEALGGYKDPKPMVFSGLYPLDGSDYPELREALDKLQLNDAALVYEPETSAALGFGFRVGFLGLLHLDVIRERLEREFGLDLIATAPNVVYRVLMEDGSEHTVTNPSEFPEGKISEVYEPVVRATILAPSEFIGSIMELCQTRRGVLLGMDYLSEERVEIRYTLPLAEIVFDFFDQLKSKTRGYASLDYEPTGEQTSSLVKVDILLHGDKVDAFSAITHKDQAYAYGVRLVAKLKELIPRQAFEVPVQAAIGSRVIARETIRAIRKDVLAKCYGGDISRKRKLLEKQKEGKKRMKMVGSVEVPQEAFIAVLSSDDSAGSGKGKK; this comes from the coding sequence GTGCCCGCGATCCCTAGCCATGTGCCCGAGCCGAGCCGTACCGACCCGGCTCTGATCCGCAACTTCTGCATCATCGCGCACATCGACCACGGCAAGTCCACGCTCGCCGACCGGATGCTCCAGCTGACCGGAGTGGTCGAGCAGCGGCAGATGCGTGCTCAGTACCTCGACCGCATGGACATCGAGCGTGAGCGCGGCATCACGATCAAGTCCCAGGCGGTGCGGCTCCCGTGGGCCCCGTCCCACGACAAGAGCAACACGCACATCCTGAACATGATCGACACCCCGGGGCACGTCGACTTCACCTACGAGGTCTCGCGATCGCTCGCCGCCTGTGAGGGCACCATCCTCCTGGTCGACGCCGCCCAGGGCATCGAGGCGCAGACCCTCGCCAACCTGTACCTGGCGATGGAGAACGACCTCACGATCATCCCCGTGCTGAACAAGATCGACCTGCCGGCCGCGCAGCCGGAGAAGTTCGCCGAGGAGCTCGCCCACCTCATCGGGTGCGAGCCCGACGACGTGCTCAAGGTGTCCGCCAAGACCGGGCTCGGTGTCGAGGCGCTGCTGGACAAGGTCGTCGAGCAGGTCCCGGCCCCGGTCGGCGTGAAGGACGCCCCCGCGCGTGCCATGATCTTCGACTCCGTCTACGACTCCTACCGGGGCGTGGTGACGTACGTCCGTGTCATCGACGGGCAGCTCAACAAGCGCGAGCGCATCAAGATGATGTCCACGGGCGCCACGCACGAGCTGCTGGAGATCGGCACCAACTCGCCGGAGATGCTGTCGGCCGACGGCCTGGGCGTCGGCGAGGTGGGCTATCTGATCACCGGCGTGAAGGACGTCCGCCAGTCCAAGGTCGGTGACACCGTCACCAGCCAGTACAAGGGGGCCCAGGAGGCGCTCGGCGGGTACAAGGACCCCAAGCCGATGGTGTTCTCCGGCCTCTACCCCCTGGACGGCTCGGACTACCCGGAGCTGCGCGAGGCCCTCGACAAGCTCCAGCTCAACGACGCCGCGCTGGTCTACGAGCCGGAGACCTCCGCCGCCCTGGGCTTCGGCTTCCGCGTCGGTTTCCTCGGCCTGCTGCACCTGGACGTGATCCGGGAGCGGCTTGAGCGCGAGTTCGGTCTCGACCTGATCGCGACCGCCCCGAACGTGGTCTACCGCGTCCTCATGGAGGACGGCAGCGAGCACACGGTCACCAACCCGAGCGAGTTCCCCGAGGGCAAGATCTCGGAGGTCTACGAGCCGGTCGTGCGGGCCACCATCCTGGCGCCCAGCGAGTTCATCGGCTCGATCATGGAGCTGTGCCAGACCCGGCGCGGTGTCCTGCTCGGCATGGACTACCTCTCCGAGGAGCGGGTCGAGATCCGCTACACCCTCCCGCTCGCCGAGATCGTCTTCGACTTCTTCGACCAGCTGAAGTCCAAGACCCGCGGTTACGCCTCCCTCGACTACGAGCCCACCGGCGAGCAGACCTCCAGCCTGGTCAAGGTCGACATCCTGCTGCACGGCGACAAGGTCGACGCCTTCTCGGCGATCACCCACAAGGACCAGGCGTACGCCTACGGCGTGCGGCTCGTCGCCAAGCTCAAGGAGCTCATCCCGCGGCAGGCCTTCGAGGTGCCGGTCCAGGCCGCCATCGGCTCCCGGGTCATCGCCCGCGAGACCATCCGCGCCATCCGCAAGGACGTCCTCGCCAAGTGCTACGGCGGTGACATCTCCCGTAAGCGGAAGCTGCTGGAGAAGCAGAAGGAGGGCAAGAAGCGGATGAAGATGGTGGGTTCCGTGGAAGTTCCGCAGGAGGCGTTCATCGCCGTCCTGTCGAGCGATGACAGTGCGGGGTCGGGCAAGGGCAAGAAGTAA
- the rpsT gene encoding 30S ribosomal protein S20, producing MANIKSQIKRIKTNEKARLRNKAVKSSLKTAIRKAREAAAAGDAEKATEYQRAAARQLDKAVSKGVIHKNQAANKKSALAQKVAALKG from the coding sequence GTGGCGAACATCAAGTCCCAGATCAAGCGGATCAAGACCAACGAGAAGGCGCGGCTGCGCAACAAGGCCGTCAAGTCCTCCCTCAAGACCGCGATCCGCAAGGCCCGTGAGGCTGCTGCCGCGGGTGACGCCGAGAAGGCCACCGAGTACCAGCGCGCTGCCGCGCGTCAGCTCGACAAGGCCGTCTCGAAGGGCGTCATCCACAAGAACCAGGCTGCCAACAAGAAGTCGGCGCTGGCTCAGAAGGTCGCCGCGCTCAAGGGCTGA
- a CDS encoding nuclear transport factor 2 family protein, protein MAEHPHAALVRKGFEAFSRGDMDTLRGLIAGDATHHVPGDHPLSGDFKGVDSIIEMYERLGAETNGTARAELIGTAVDGRGHAVGMTRFTAERNGKRLDDTGCLIFRIVGDKFTDIDECVEDIDKNNEFWS, encoded by the coding sequence ATGGCTGAACACCCGCACGCAGCGCTGGTCCGCAAGGGATTCGAGGCCTTCTCGCGCGGTGACATGGACACCTTGCGCGGGCTGATCGCCGGGGACGCCACACACCACGTACCCGGAGATCACCCGTTGTCGGGCGACTTCAAAGGGGTTGACTCGATCATCGAGATGTACGAGCGGCTCGGCGCGGAGACCAACGGGACGGCGCGTGCCGAACTGATCGGCACCGCTGTCGACGGACGCGGCCACGCGGTCGGCATGACCCGCTTCACTGCCGAGCGCAACGGCAAGCGCCTGGACGACACCGGATGCCTCATCTTCCGGATCGTCGGAGACAAGTTCACCGACATCGACGAGTGTGTCGAGGACATCGACAAGAACAACGAATTCTGGTCCTGA
- the holA gene encoding DNA polymerase III subunit delta — MARKTANDDPLAPLTLAVGQEELLLDRAVQEVVAAAKATDADTDVRDLSPDQLQPGTLAELTSPSLFAERKVVVVRNAQDLSADTIKDVKAYLGAPAEEITLVLLHAGGAKGKGLLDAARKAGAREVACPKMTKPADRLAFVRQEFRATGRSATPEACQALVDAIGSDLRELASAVSQLVADVEGTIDEAIVGRYYTGRAEASSFTVADRAVEGRAAEALEALRWSLSTGVAPVLITSALAQGVRAIGKLSSARGGRPADLARELGMPPWKIDRVRQQMRGWTPDGVAVALRAVAEADAGVKGGGDDPGYALEKAVVTIARAARSRGRG, encoded by the coding sequence ATGGCCAGGAAGACTGCGAATGACGACCCTCTCGCCCCGCTGACGCTCGCCGTGGGCCAGGAGGAGCTGCTGCTCGACCGTGCCGTGCAGGAGGTGGTGGCCGCCGCGAAGGCCACCGACGCCGACACGGACGTACGGGACCTGTCCCCGGACCAGTTGCAGCCCGGCACGCTCGCCGAGCTGACGAGTCCCTCGCTCTTCGCGGAGCGCAAGGTCGTCGTCGTACGCAATGCGCAGGACCTGTCGGCCGACACGATCAAGGACGTGAAGGCGTATCTCGGGGCGCCCGCCGAGGAGATCACCCTGGTGCTGCTGCACGCGGGCGGGGCCAAGGGCAAGGGGCTGCTCGACGCGGCGCGCAAGGCTGGGGCGCGCGAGGTGGCCTGCCCGAAGATGACGAAGCCGGCGGACCGGCTGGCGTTCGTACGGCAGGAGTTCCGGGCGACGGGCAGGTCCGCCACGCCGGAGGCGTGCCAGGCGCTCGTCGACGCGATCGGGAGCGATCTGCGGGAGCTGGCGTCGGCGGTTTCGCAGCTGGTCGCGGATGTCGAGGGGACGATCGACGAGGCGATCGTCGGGCGGTACTACACGGGCCGGGCCGAGGCGTCGAGCTTCACGGTCGCCGACCGGGCGGTCGAGGGGCGGGCGGCGGAAGCGCTGGAGGCGTTGCGCTGGTCGCTGTCGACCGGGGTGGCGCCGGTGTTGATCACGAGTGCGCTGGCGCAGGGCGTCCGGGCGATCGGGAAGCTGTCGTCGGCGCGGGGCGGCCGGCCGGCCGATCTCGCCCGGGAGCTGGGCATGCCGCCGTGGAAGATCGACCGGGTGCGGCAGCAGATGCGGGGCTGGACTCCGGACGGGGTGGCCGTGGCGCTGCGGGCGGTGGCCGAGGCGGATGCGGGAGTGAAGGGCGGCGGGGACGATCCCGGGTACGCCCTGGAGAAGGCGGTGGTCACCATCGCGCGGGCGGCGCGGTCCAGGGGCCGGGGGTAA
- a CDS encoding YceI family protein, which produces MIGRWLGSRTNRVQRTSPLAAVPMPPSAGVLACRALDPVNEPVRHAEFALTDAMGRPVVSGGADPFGAFVTTVPAGEYRLAVSAEGYTPYRATTQVAENSLASLGDVTLQVARPPELPEPGDWEIESAHSSIGFTARHIGLARIHGQFKSFAGVIRITEPLEHSAMHVVIDAASIDTNMRMRDDHLRSADFLDVAKFPTLEFYSERFVHKGGNRWAVTGALSLHGVTRTVTLDTEYLGLGNGMEGEVRAACRATTELHRDDFTVSWQTMLARGIAVVGPSIKVDLDVQVVRKS; this is translated from the coding sequence ATGATCGGCCGCTGGCTGGGAAGCCGAACCAATCGGGTGCAACGGACGAGCCCCCTGGCGGCGGTGCCGATGCCGCCGAGCGCCGGGGTGCTGGCCTGCCGGGCGCTCGACCCGGTCAACGAACCGGTCAGACACGCGGAGTTCGCGCTCACCGACGCCATGGGGCGTCCGGTGGTCAGCGGGGGAGCGGATCCGTTCGGGGCGTTCGTGACGACGGTGCCCGCTGGGGAGTACCGGCTCGCCGTGTCGGCGGAGGGGTACACGCCGTACCGGGCGACCACGCAGGTCGCCGAGAACTCGCTCGCGTCGCTCGGTGACGTGACGCTCCAGGTGGCCCGGCCGCCGGAGCTGCCGGAGCCCGGCGACTGGGAGATCGAGTCGGCGCACTCCTCGATCGGCTTCACCGCGCGGCACATCGGACTGGCCCGGATCCACGGACAGTTCAAGTCCTTCGCGGGAGTCATACGGATCACCGAGCCGCTGGAGCATTCGGCGATGCACGTGGTGATCGACGCGGCGTCCATCGACACCAACATGAGGATGCGCGACGACCACCTGCGGTCGGCGGACTTCCTGGACGTCGCGAAGTTCCCGACCCTCGAGTTCTACAGCGAACGGTTCGTGCACAAGGGCGGGAACCGGTGGGCCGTGACGGGGGCGCTGTCGCTGCACGGCGTGACGCGGACGGTCACGCTGGACACGGAGTACCTGGGGCTGGGCAACGGCATGGAGGGCGAGGTGCGGGCGGCCTGCCGGGCCACGACCGAACTGCACCGGGACGACTTCACGGTGAGCTGGCAGACGATGCTGGCCCGTGGCATCGCGGTGGTGGGACCGAGCATCAAGGTCGACCTCGATGTGCAGGTCGTCCGCAAGAGCTGA